TTCCCGTCCTCAGGCATTCGGAAACCTGAGCGAGGCCAGGGCGGCAGTAGCTCCGGCAGCATCGGGATGCGGAGGAGGTTGCCCCGGATCAAAACCCATAGACTTCAATATTGACCTGAAAAAGGTTCAGGATGCTGTAGCAGAGGCAAAAGCCGACACAACAGTTGTTTCAGGCGGTGATGCGCCTTCGGAACTCCGGCAGTGGCCCGTTCAGTTGCATCTTCTGAATCCGCAGGCGGGATACTTTAAAAATGCCGATGTGGTATTGGCCGCCGATTGCGTGGCCTTCTCGATGGGAAATTTCCACAACAAATACCTCAGGGGAAAAACGCTTGCCATAGCATGTCCGAAACTCGACTCAAACAAGGAATCTTACGTGGAGAAGCTTACGACAATGATCAGAGAAAGCAATATCAACACACTGAACGTGGTAATGATGGAAGTACCCTGCTGCGGCGGATTGCTTCAGATAGCGCAAATGGCAAGGCAAAAAGCGGGAAAAAATATCCCTGTAAAAAAGAGCCTCATTGGCGTGCAGGGCAATGTGCTGTCGGAAGAATGGGTTTAACAGTCATCAATGCGGAAACACCAAAACCACAAAATATGAAACGAACTATTGGTAAAACTTTAATTCTTTTGGCCCTGTCAGTGGCGCTTCCGGAAATCAGCAACGCACAGTTTGTACTGAGCGGCGAACTCCGTCCGCGCGTTGAATACAGGCATGGATTCAAATCACCTGCAGAAGAAGACATGACTGCTGCCGCATTTATCTCACAGCGCAGCCGGCTTAACCTGGCTTACAAAAATGAAAAAATGAAGATTGGCTTTAGTTTTCAGGATGTAAGGGTATGGGGAGATGTTCCGCAATTGAACCTTTCTGACAACAGCTTTTCGGTACATGAAGCCTGGGGAGAGTATTTTATTACCCCCACCCTGTCGCTTAAGGCCGGACGCATGGAACTGGTCTATGACGACGCCCGCATGCTTGGGAATGTAGACTGGGCGCAACAGGGACGCAGCCACGACATCGGCCTGCTCAAATGGGAGCCTGCTTCCTGGAAAATACATGCCGGGTTTGCATTCAATCAGGACAAAGAGCAATTGCAAAACAGAATATACACCGTCGCCGGTAACTACAAATCCCTGCAGTTACTCTGGATCAACCGGAAATGGGATAACCTCGGCCTGAGTTTCCTGTTTCTGAACAACGGCAAACAAAACACCGAGGAAAATGGCGAGATTGTAAGTTACAACACCCGTTTCAGCCAGACTTTCGGCGGAACCGGCAGCTGGGAACTGAAGCCTCTTACCCTCAGTGGATCTATCTATAAGCAAACCGGCAAGGACGTGCCTGAAGTCGAAATCGATGCCCTGATGTACGCCCTGAGTCTGAAGTGGTCAGTCACCAAAACACTGAGCATTACCCCAGGACTTGAACGCCTCTCTGGCACCAGCCAGAAAGATGCGGCAGATCCTGATTTCAACGAAAACAACAGCTTTAACCCGTTTTACGGCACCAACCACAAATTCAACGGCAACATGGACTACTATTATGTGGGAAACCACATCAACAGTGTCGGACTGCAAAATATTTTCGTTAAAATAAATTACGTTAAAAACCGCCTCAGCCTAGGTGCTGATGTGCATTTATTCAGCGCAGCAGCCGATATTATCGATCCGGAAAACCCCGCCGAGACATTGAATAAAAACCTTGGCCAGGAGCTTGACATCTACATGGGATATAAGCTGGCTGATAATGTGATGCTGAATGCCGGTTATTCACAATACTTTGCGACTGAATCAACCATTGCGCTCAAAGGCGGCAGCAAGGATGAAACCAGCAACTGGATCTGGGCATCCCTCACTTTCAAACCACAATTTCTGAACACGGCAAAATAAATTAAGGCCGGATTTCATAAAAATTTTCAAAGTAAAAACCTTAATCAATCCAATATTAACACACAAAAAAAATTAAATCATGAGCATGTTTTGCTATCAATGCCAGGAAACAGCCAAAGGGACGGGCTGTACCATCAAGGGTGTCTGCGGAAAGACCGATGATGTTGCCAATCTTCAGGATCTGCTGATGTTTGTTCTCAAGGGAATCTCTGTTTACAGCGCGAAGGCCCGGGAAAAAGGAATTGAAAATGCTGAAGTAAACAAGTTTATCACCGACAGCCTGTTCACCACCATTACCAATGCCAACTTCGACCGCGCGGTTTTCATCAAACGCATCAACGAAGGTTTGAAAATCCGTGCCGCCGTTAAGGAAGTCTGCGAAAAAGCCGGTATTTCATTAAGCGGAACGCTGCCCGAGTGCGCAACCTGGTTTGCATCCACCGAAGCTGAATTTGACGCCAAAGCGCCGCTGGTAGGGGTACTCACCACTGAAAATGAAGATGTCCGTTCACTGCGCGAACTGCTGACCTACGGGCTCAAAGGGATGGCAGCCTACACAGAACACGCCTATAATCTGGGCTTCGAAGACCCCGCGCTTTATGCCTTTATGCAACGCGCCCTGTTAGCCACCCTCAACGACAATCTTTCAGCCGACGAATTGGTAGGCCTGGTGATGGAATGCGGAAAATACGGTGTAACCGCCATGGCTTTGCTCGACAAAGCCAACACCAGCAGCTACGGCAATCCTGAAATTACCAAGGTCAACATCGGTGTAGGCACAAAACCCGGAATCCTGATCAGCGGCCACGACCTGAAGGACATGGAAGAGTTGCTGAAACAGACCGAAGGCACCGGTGTGGACGTATACACCCACAGCGAAATGCTGCCGGCCAACTACTACCCTGCTTTCAAGAAATACAGTCACTTCGTGGGCAACTACGGAAGCTCATGGTGGAAACAGAAAGAAGATTTCGAAACCTTCAACGGGCCCATCCTCTTCACCACCAACTGTATCGTACCTCCTCCCGTAAATGCAAAATACAGGGATAAAGTCTATACCACCGGAGCTGCCGGTTTCTCAGGTTTCAAACACATCGCCAACCGCGAAAACGGCAGGATGAAGGATTTCAGCGAGATCATCGCGCATGCAAAGAAATGTGCCCCGCCTGTGGAAATTGAAAAAGGCGAGATTATCGGAGGATTTGCCCATGCACAGGTATTTGCCCTTGCCGACAAGGTGGTAGATGCCGTAAAATCAGGCGCCATCCGCAAGTTCTTTGTGATGGCCGGATGCGACGGGCGCATGAAGGACCGCAATTACTACACCGAATTTGCAGAAGCCCTGCCAAAAGATACCGTTATCCTTACCGCCGGTTGCGCCAAGTACCGCTACAATAAACTGCCTTTGGGCGATATCGGAGGAATTCCCCGCGTTCTGGATGCAGGACAGTGCAACGACTCCTATTCGCTGGCCGTGATTGCCATGAAGCTGAAGGAAGTATTTGAGCTCAACGACATCAACGAGCTTCCGATTGCCTACAACATAGCATGGTATGAGCAGAAAGCCGTGATCGTACTGCTGGCGCTGCTTTACCTGGGCGTCAGGAACATTCACCTCGGCCCCACCCTTCCGGGATTCCTCTCGCCCAACGTGGCAAAAGTGCTGGTTGAGACCTTCGGAATCGCAGGGATAGGAACCGTGGACGAAGACATGAAGCTTTTCCTGAATTAATCAATACCAGAATCCCGTGATGCCTGCCGGCCTGATAAAAGCCGGCAGGCGCATCCGGGAGCAACCAATCACAAACTGAAAAACCTGCAACCATGAGCGAATTGATCAACAACTCGGAACAACGGAAATCACAACTCAAGGAAATTATCCTCAAACTGCATAAAGGCGGCCATCAGGAAGAGGTTCGCCGCGAGCTGATGGAAACCCTCAGCCAGATCCCTTACGGGGAAGTGGTGGAAGTGGAACAGGAACTGATCGCCGAAGGACTGCCTGAAGAGGAAGTACTTCGCTTGTGCGACGCTCACTCTGCCGTTTTACAGGGCAACATCGACCTGAGCGGATCCAAGGAAATCCCCGAAGGTCATCCGGTGGATGTATTCAAAAAAGAAAATGAAGAACTGCTCAAGACCACTGCAGCAGCCAGAGCCATACTTAAGGAATTAAAGGATGGCAGCGCAGAATTCTCCGCGGCTTCCGTGCTGAAACTCAGGGGATTGTTCAACAACCTGTATGATGCCGACAAGCATTACCAGCGCAAGGAATACCTGTTGTTTCCTTATCTGGAAAACAAAGGGATTACCGGGCCTCCTAAGGTGATGTGGGGCAAGCAGGACGAGATCAGGGAACTTATCAGGGGTAGCATTGAAATTTTGCAACAGAAAGACATTACCCGCGAAGAGCTGCTTGCTTCGGCAGAAATCGTTCTTGAACAGGCTCTTTCCGGAATCGACGATATGACGGTGAAAGAAGAGCAGATCCTCTTGCCCATGGCCATGGATAAACTCACCGACACCGAGTGGTACGAAATCAGCAAGCAGTCCATTGAAGTCGGATTCTGCCTTTACGACCCGAAAGTAAACTGGAAACCGGCCTGGGCCGCCGAAACAGACGTAAATGAAGCCCAGAAATCGGGAAGCCACATTCAGTTACCTTCCGGGAGTTTCAGCGCTGCCGAATTGCTGGCCATCCTGAATACCATTCCCGTTGACATGACCTTTGTGGATAAAGACGATAAGGTTAAATACTTTACCCAGGGTGCCGAACGCGTATTTCAGCGCAACCGCGCCATCCTGAACCGCGATGTAAGGCTCTGTCACCCGCCCGCAAGCGCGCACATCGTTGATAAAATCATCGACGATTTCAAATCGGGCCGGCAGAGCCGTGCCCCGTTCTGGATCAACATGGGAGGCAAAATGGTTCATATTGAATATTTTGCACTCCGCGGCGAACAGGGTGAATACCTGGGTGTACTTGAAGTATCGCATGATGTCACCCGTTACCGTGAACTACAGGGCGAGCAGAGAATTCTTTCATATAACTAACGATCAATGCAATGAACGACCAACTCGTTATAACTCCCAAAACCAGAGTACTGCAGGCCATCGAAGCCTACCCGCAGCTCGAAGAAATTCTGATCAGTTATGTCCCGGCTTTTGAAAAACTGAAGAATCCCGTTTTGCGGCGTACCGTTGCAAAAATTGCCACCCTTCAGCAGGCTGCCACAATCGGCAATGTTAAGGTCGAAGACCTGATCAACCGCTTACGGGCTGAAGTCGGCCAGGACCTTTTTACGCAAAATGACAACCACATGTATGTAACCGAAACACCTGCCTGGTATAGCGAATCGCTGATTGCGGCTGAATTGGACGCCAGGCCCATGCTTGCAGCCGGAGAACACCCGGTAAACCAGGTAATGGAAGACCTGAAAGTACTTGAAAACGGAAAAATCTACAAACTGACCGCTCCGTTTTTGCCGGCCCCCCTCATCGACAAAGCCAGCAGCATGAATTATGCGCACTGGATGAAAAATGAGGACGACGGCAGCTACATCATTTATTTCATTGCAACACAAAACTAAAATCAGATCATGGAAAATAATAAATTCAACAACGCCAGGGCGTTCAGTTTCAATGAATCGATAACCTATTCCGACGGCGGAATCGTGAGTATGCGCGTGCTTGAGAAGAGTGCGGGGAATGTAAGTCTTTTTGCTTTCGACAAAGGCCAGAAGCTGAGCGAACACACAGCGCCCTTTGACGCCATGATACAGGTAACCGAAGGGGAAGCCGAAATTGTTATCGGCGGAATCATCAACCAGCTGACAGCCGGACAAACCATCATCATGCCGGCAAATGTGCCGCATGCCGTAAATGCAACTTCCCGATTCAAAATGGTGCTCACCATGATCAAAGCATAACCAGACAGCTTACCACCAGCCATTGCAGCTGTCTCCAGCAAGGTATCTGAATCTGACTTGCGGAAACCCGGCAGTTGCATTGGTTCAGTTCTGCAACATCTGCCACCGCCACACCACACTAAACTTCGGAAAATGAAGCGCATCCGGAAATATCACAAATGGCCCTCCCTTATCATTGGCTTTTTTCTGATCCTTTTCGCCGCTTCCGGCATCGTAATGAATCACCGCAACTGGTTTTCGGGGGCGAATTTTCCCCGTAAGCTCATGCCGCCGGAATACAGCTATCGGAATTGGAACCTTGCGGCTGTAAAAGGCAATGTGTCGTTGGATGACAACAATCAGCTGATTTACGGAAACATCGGCATCTGGAAAACCGATAAGTCATTCAGTAGTTTCAGCGACTTTAACGCGGGGTTCGGCGGTGGCATGGATCAGCGGAAAGTATTTACCCTACTGCATTCTAAAGCCGGAAACCTCTATGCCGGAACGCTTTTCGGTCTTTATACCTGTAATGAAAGCAGTAAACGCTGGGAGCAGATAGCGCTGCCCGAAAAATCGCCACGGGTGGTAAAGATTGTAAAGAACGGAGAGGAACTCCTGATCCTGACCCGCTCGCATTTGTACAGTTTACCTGACCGTGGAAGCCAATCCGAAGTTGCAACGGAAATACCTGTTCCGCGCGCCGGCGATGACGACGGGAAAGCCGGGCTTTTCCGCACCCTCTGGATTATCCACAGCGGAGAGCTGATGGGATTGCCGGGAAAAATCCTGGTTGATCTCGTGGGGCTTTCGCTGATATTTATCGTACTCAGCGGGTATTACTATACTTTTCTGCCATCCCTGGCACGCCGCTCCGGAGAAAGACTCAGGAAAAAGCTCAGAAAAATCAACCGTTTTTCTATAAACTGGCACAACAACCTGGGGATTTATGGTATCCTGTTTCTGACGATTACCTCCATTACCGGTATGTTTCTGCGCCCTCCCCTGCTGATCCCGGTTGCATATGCCAGGGTAAACCCCATCCCGGGATCTGTGCTTGACCACTCCAACCGCTGGCATGATAAGTTCAGGGATATGGTCTCAGACCCGGCTTCAGGAGAATTGATCCTGTCAACCAGCGAGGGATTTTACCGCTTTGTGCCGGGCAAAGATACGATTGCCCATCCTTATGGCGTTCAGCCTGAAGTCAGCGTGATGGGTACCACGGCATTTCAGGCCCTGTATGACAGCAGCTTTATCGTGGGTTCCTTCAGCGGGATTTATCAGTGGTTTCCGCACCGTGACCTTGTATTGAATTATATTACAGGATTGCCTGCCGTATCTTCAGGAAGAGGAAATCCCTTTGGCTCGGTAGCCGTGGCCGGAGTAATCAATCAGGCAGGCAGACCGGTTGCCATGCTTGATTACAATGCAGGATGGATCCCGCTGGTAAAAGACATCAAAAAACCGGAAATGCCGGGATTCATCGCAAAATTGCCTGTTTCATTGTGGAATCTGGCCCTGGAAGTACATACGGGAAGAATTTTCTCCGTAATTTTAGGTGATTTTTATATCCTGTACGTCCCGCTGATGGGTCTTACCACACTGCTGATCCTGATCACAGGCGTATGGATCTGGCTGAAAATCAAAAGGAAAAAATCAAATAAGAAAATTCAGGAAGGACAAAACCATGAAAATCACAAAGCTGCACCAGGCCCCCAAAGTCCCTTATGATCTGGACGGTCATATCATAGCCCGCGCGTCATGCGTCGAAATTGTCCACCTTACCCTGAAACCCGGCCAGCAGATCGCGAAACACATCAATCCCAACGATGTTTTCTTTTTTGTTCTGGAAGGGAAATCCATGATTGAAACCGATGATGAAAGGGCACTCGTTCAGAAGGACCAGTGCATCTTCGTTGAAGGAGGTACCAACAGGGGGTTTGACAATATCTCGGTTTCCGATTTCAAGGTCATGGTGATCAAGCTGCAGCAATAACATTAACTGCAATTAGCTGAAATTTTCCGGTTAATCACCTCAGTGGGACCGAAAATACATCCTGCACCAAAAGCATATTCCGTTTTTATCTAACTTTGGGATATTAATCTTCCCGGGCGAGGCTGGTTTTACTATGCAGTGATATGACTTTCAGGCATAAGGCGAATGTCTGGTGAATTTCTGCGTAAGAGCCCTGCCCTTAAGGAATCCCAAACTCCACCGGCTATGCTTTTTTCTGAAAAGACGCTATACAGACTCATCACCATATTATTTTTTGCCCCGCTGACACTTTCAGCCCAGGCACCCTATCCTCAGGGGCCATGGCATCCGGCATATACGGGTAAGGAATTTATCCGTTCGGAATGGTTTGCTTCGGCCCGTGCCGATCAAAACGGCAGTCTGAAAGCCTACACCAGGGCCATGCAGCAGCATCTGCTCAAACCGGCTGAACGTGAAAATCCCGGCAACCAGAGTTATGCGCAATGGGTTCCGCTCGGCCCGTCAAAGACCACGCATCCGGTATCGGCCTACCTGGGTCTGGTCAGTTCTATATGGATCGATACCGCCGACTTTAAAACGATTTATGCCGGCAGCAATACCGGCGGCATTTTCAGGACCCGCGACGGGGGCGAAAACTGGCAGCCCCTTTCGCACAATACATTCACCACCGGTGTTTTATCCATACATGTGGATCCCCGCAATAAAGACAGGATCATTATCGGTACCGGCCATTACGGTTTCAACCGATCCTATGGCATGGGCGTAATGATCAGCAACGACGGGGGAGAAAGCTGGGAGCAGACTTCACTGGACAACGATATAATATCCGCTTCATTTGTCGTTCAGAAAACAGGCATGCACCCCACGTCACCAGACACCATGCTGGCCCTGCTCAATACGGAATTCTCAGGCCGGGGTTATATCTACCGCACTACCGACGGCACTGCAAGCTGGGAAGAGGTGTTCAGCAAGCCGAAAGCCGAGTTGTTTTCATTAAATTACAAACCCGGCGAGCCCAATACAGTGTTTGCCTGCGGCAATCACATGCTGAAAAGCACCGATGCAGGCGCCACCTGGAACGATATCACCCATATTCTCCCGCTGGACACCAATTTTGTACTCAGCAGGGTCGCCATTTCGCTCTCTGCGCAAACGCCGGGGCTGATGCTCGCTTTCTGCGAAGCTTATGACAGTACCGGAACTATCGGTGGCACCAGGAAATACCTTTTCCGTTCCTTTGACGAAGGCACCACATTTGAAACCCTGAAGATGAAAGTGGAGCCTTTTGCCGGCTACTGGAAAATGCAACTTGCCCTTTCCCCCGCCGACAATGAGGAGTTTTATCTGGGCGGCATATGGCTTTTCAAATACCGGATCACAGGAGATTCGGCCTTGTATATCGAATGCAGCGACCACAAATATCACATCGACGTGCGCGACCTGCATGTTTATGCAACCGGGGATAAAGACCTGCTGTATATGGCCAATGACGGAGGAGTCAGTTTATCCAACACCGGAGCGGAGTCGTGGCAGGACATCACCCGGAACGGGATGCAGATCCTTCAGCTGCATAACATCACCATCGGTGAAAACAGCGACATGATGTTCGGGGGCCCCCAGGATGCCAATCTCTCATTTTACAATTTCAAGACCGGAGAATGGTCCAGAAATGCAAGAATAAGCGATGCCTACGACGGCGCCATTAATTACAATGATCCGGGTATTGTTTACCTTGTAGGAGTGCCTCCGAAATACACCCAACCCCATATATTCCTGAAAAAGTCAACAGACGGAGGTCTTAATTTTACTACCCTGGGCATCCCTGACAGCACAGAAGTGGGCCGTTGGGATAAACCGCTCGAAATGGACCCTCAGAATCCGGATATCCTCTACGTTGGTGTGCGGAATGTATGGAAGTCCGAAGACGGCGCCGGCAGTTTCACACGCATCAGCGATTTCCCTGCCCAGGGAGAACCCAAGCTGATCACCATCAGGGTAGCCCCGTCAAACAGTTCGGTGATTTATGCCGCTTTTCAGAATCCCGACTGGGGCGATCCTTCGCAACCCAAATTGTTCGTTACCCCGGATGGAGGTAACCGGTGGTTCGACATTACCCCCCGCGGGCAGCTTAACCTCAATTACACAGGAATCAGTGATGTAGCCGTACACCCGGGAAATCCCCAGAAGATATGGCTTTCGCTTGACAGAATGTGGGAAAACAGGCATGTCTACATGTCGGAAGATGCAGGAACAACCTGGACAAACTATTCCGAAGGGTTGCCCGATCTGCCGGTAAATACGATCAGGTATGTGAAGGGCGCTGGATATGATGTCCTCCTTGCCGCCACGGATGCCGGCGTATATTACCGCGATGCAAACCTCACGCAATGGGTTCCTTTTGGGGAAGGGCTTCCGCTCACCATTGTGGCGGACCTTGCCATCAGCTATTCGCGTAAAAAAATCATCGCGGGCACCTTCGGACGGGGCCTTTGGGAAACCGACCTTTGCCTGCCGGTAACCGAAAACGCCCTGAAAATTTCTGACACCATCCAATGGGACAGCGACCGGAAAATGTTGCAGGATGTTATTATAAATCCCGGGGCAAAACTTACCATCAGCAAACGCGTTGAAATGGGCCGGGGAAGAACCATTAAGGTCTTACCCGGGGGAACCCTCAATATCGACGGAGGCATACTGACAAACGACTGCGCCGACCGCTGGGAAGGCATCAGATTGTATGGCAGCCCTGACTATTCTTCCCCTTCCGGACAACAGGCAACCCTTAACATCCGTTACGGCGGAAGCATCAGAAACGCCATTACCGGAGTGGAAACCTTCGGAATGGATGAACAGGGAAATACGGTCGCCGGTGCGGGCGGCGGAAGGATATTTGCCACCAACGCCCTTTTTATCAACAACCTCAAAGCCGTTGTATTCAATCCTGCATCCGGAAACAATCCGTCATTTTTCAAACTGTCGAAGTTTATTACCGATGAGATGCCACCTGAAGGTACATCTCCAGGTGACATGGTAACTTTACGGGGAAACGAAGGCATCACCTTCAGCAGTTGTCAGTTCGAAAATAACATTCCGGTCTCTGTTTTACCATATTGGCAGAGAGGTACAGGTATCCGCAGCATCAATGCTTCACTGCTGGTTAACCGATTCAATACGGATTCAATTCCTTTCGGGCAGAATGCCGAACCTGTATTTAAACAGCTGTCGGCCGGCATCAGCAGCATCCACACACTTCCCGGATATTCGATCAATATCAGCAAAACCAGGTTCGACAGAAACCTGACAGGCATTTACACTGCCGGGGCAGGATCATTCAGCGTAACCGGGTCGTTCTTTATCATGGGCTCCGCCAATGTCCCTGAACCGATCAAACCGCTGAGCGCAGGCCTCTACCTTGACCATTGCAATATGTTCAGGCTCAGCGACAATACGTTTGCAGGTCCGGTGGGAAGCATTATGCCGCAATCAAAATCGGCCGGAATTGTAGTGCATGAAAGCGGTATTAACAACAATATGATCATCTCCAATACAATCAGGAATCTGAATTACGGCATTCTTGCCCAGAACCGGAACCTGAACGCCAATGGCAGCGCTGGCCTTCGTTTCCTGAATAACTGGTTTACAGGAAATGAATATGATCTCTGCGTTACCCACGATTCGCTTTCATCACATAACGGCATCGCCCGCCACCAGGGCGCATCGGGCCGCGAGGGCGCAGAAGTGGCCGGCAACCGCTTCAGCTACAGCAGATTTCACCGCGACGGCGATATACACAATGCCGGTCAGCGCCTTTATTATCACTTTCCGCCAGGCCCAGAAGGGCTGAACCACCAGCCACGCATAACCTCTTACGGCATTTATACAGTCCCTGACCAGGTGGCGGCCACCACCGACAGCAGTTACAAGCCGGAATTTCTCAGGGATGCATCAACTGACCCAAAGGATGCCTTCGCAAAATGGAGTGAAAGGGCCGTTATTGCCCGGGGATTAAGCGAAAGCCTTACAGATGACGGCGATTCTTTCAGCCTGATCAACGAAATCAAGCATCACACCGGCTTCGATGCCCCGGCTTTGTACTCAAAGCTGAAAAGGATATCTCCCTATCTGTCGGATGAAGCCATCATCGCACTGACGGTTAACGGAAACTTCCCGAATAATCTGTTGACGGATATCCTGAAAAGCAATCCTCATTTCTTCAGAATCCCTGGAATACTTCAAAAGCTGGAACAACGAAAACCTGAAATTCAACCATATCTTTACGCGCCATTGGCCGATGTATACAATGTATATTCAGCGTATGAGCAGCTTGCATCTTCTGCAGATTACCTCAGGGCCGCCAGGGATGAAATATTCTCCGGAATTACAGCCGGACTATCTGAATCCGCCCATGCATCCGGCAGTCAGGATTCATTAATGCATTTCCTGAAAAATGATGACAGGCCGGCTTCCTTAACAATGGCAGCTTCCGTAGCCCAGAAAACGGAAAATCATACAGATGCGCTTGAAATATCGGATCAGCTGACACTCAGATTTCCGGACATAGACCAGCAGCAAATTGCAGATTTTAAAACGTTGCTGCAAATGAATCAGCGATATTTTTACCCGGGAGCCTGGACAGAACGGCCAACCTCCGGCGACAGCCTGGCCATTGTTCAGCTTCTTGGCGGCACTGCAGGCATATATTCCCTGAATATGCTCAGGTACTTCGGCATGGTTGTGTACAACGAGCCCTATATACTTCCGGGTGAGCCCGTCGCCGATACCACTCCAGGACTTCCTCCGGTAGTGATCAAAGGCAGCGGATTCAGGATTTTCCCGGTCCCCGCCGGTGATTTTGTGATACTCGATTATTTTACCGAAAAGAATTTCAGGGAGTGCCGACTACGCGTTTACACCAGCTCCGGGAGTCTTGCGCTGGAAATTAAACTCATGGAACCTTATTCGCAAATGCTGATCAACACCAGCGGACTCAGTTCCGGGCTCTATCTTTTTAAACTTGTTGCTGACGACGAAACCATCG
This sequence is a window from Lentimicrobium saccharophilum. Protein-coding genes within it:
- a CDS encoding T9SS type A sorting domain-containing protein, whose product is MLFSEKTLYRLITILFFAPLTLSAQAPYPQGPWHPAYTGKEFIRSEWFASARADQNGSLKAYTRAMQQHLLKPAERENPGNQSYAQWVPLGPSKTTHPVSAYLGLVSSIWIDTADFKTIYAGSNTGGIFRTRDGGENWQPLSHNTFTTGVLSIHVDPRNKDRIIIGTGHYGFNRSYGMGVMISNDGGESWEQTSLDNDIISASFVVQKTGMHPTSPDTMLALLNTEFSGRGYIYRTTDGTASWEEVFSKPKAELFSLNYKPGEPNTVFACGNHMLKSTDAGATWNDITHILPLDTNFVLSRVAISLSAQTPGLMLAFCEAYDSTGTIGGTRKYLFRSFDEGTTFETLKMKVEPFAGYWKMQLALSPADNEEFYLGGIWLFKYRITGDSALYIECSDHKYHIDVRDLHVYATGDKDLLYMANDGGVSLSNTGAESWQDITRNGMQILQLHNITIGENSDMMFGGPQDANLSFYNFKTGEWSRNARISDAYDGAINYNDPGIVYLVGVPPKYTQPHIFLKKSTDGGLNFTTLGIPDSTEVGRWDKPLEMDPQNPDILYVGVRNVWKSEDGAGSFTRISDFPAQGEPKLITIRVAPSNSSVIYAAFQNPDWGDPSQPKLFVTPDGGNRWFDITPRGQLNLNYTGISDVAVHPGNPQKIWLSLDRMWENRHVYMSEDAGTTWTNYSEGLPDLPVNTIRYVKGAGYDVLLAATDAGVYYRDANLTQWVPFGEGLPLTIVADLAISYSRKKIIAGTFGRGLWETDLCLPVTENALKISDTIQWDSDRKMLQDVIINPGAKLTISKRVEMGRGRTIKVLPGGTLNIDGGILTNDCADRWEGIRLYGSPDYSSPSGQQATLNIRYGGSIRNAITGVETFGMDEQGNTVAGAGGGRIFATNALFINNLKAVVFNPASGNNPSFFKLSKFITDEMPPEGTSPGDMVTLRGNEGITFSSCQFENNIPVSVLPYWQRGTGIRSINASLLVNRFNTDSIPFGQNAEPVFKQLSAGISSIHTLPGYSINISKTRFDRNLTGIYTAGAGSFSVTGSFFIMGSANVPEPIKPLSAGLYLDHCNMFRLSDNTFAGPVGSIMPQSKSAGIVVHESGINNNMIISNTIRNLNYGILAQNRNLNANGSAGLRFLNNWFTGNEYDLCVTHDSLSSHNGIARHQGASGREGAEVAGNRFSYSRFHRDGDIHNAGQRLYYHFPPGPEGLNHQPRITSYGIYTVPDQVAATTDSSYKPEFLRDASTDPKDAFAKWSERAVIARGLSESLTDDGDSFSLINEIKHHTGFDAPALYSKLKRISPYLSDEAIIALTVNGNFPNNLLTDILKSNPHFFRIPGILQKLEQRKPEIQPYLYAPLADVYNVYSAYEQLASSADYLRAARDEIFSGITAGLSESAHASGSQDSLMHFLKNDDRPASLTMAASVAQKTENHTDALEISDQLTLRFPDIDQQQIADFKTLLQMNQRYFYPGAWTERPTSGDSLAIVQLLGGTAGIYSLNMLRYFGMVVYNEPYILPGEPVADTTPGLPPVVIKGSGFRIFPVPAGDFVILDYFTEKNFRECRLRVYTSSGSLALEIKLMEPYSQMLINTSGLSSGLYLFKLVADDETIASRKVVISR